In Brachypodium distachyon strain Bd21 chromosome 2, Brachypodium_distachyon_v3.0, whole genome shotgun sequence, one genomic interval encodes:
- the LOC112271009 gene encoding uncharacterized protein LOC112271009 has translation MARLVNKKDAKAVFLATILATVMAMSSSCHAANDECYDLLPCTANTCSVYCKQLGYKEPKIGCWRTRNPKAGNYYGTCCCNQHPVQAIVDGRAAAPAPEMDPSPARFD, from the exons ATGGCACGGCTTGTCAATAAGAAAGACGCCAAGGCTGTCTTCTTGGCAACCATTCTAGCCACCGTCATGGCCATGTCGTCGTCATGTCACGCCGCCAACG ATGAGTGCTACGATCTGCTGCCGTGCACGGCCAACACTTGCAGCGTGTACTGCAAGCAGCTGGGGTACAAGGAGCCCAAGATAGGGTGCTGGCGTACTCGGAACCCCAAGGCAGGCAACTACTACGGCACTTGCTGCTGCAACCAGCATCCGGTTCAGGCCATCGTCGACGGACGtgctgcggcgccggcgccggagatggATCCATCTCCAGCACggtttgattga
- the LOC100830198 gene encoding F-box protein At5g49610, producing MDSQEVFSAASLTDDLVVEILSRVPLKSFCRFKCVCKAWLAFSSNTHYQQKLPKFPTGFFNGGKGGSAIQLVSLSPNDEQIDGSLTFLPHYKHLEFVDSCNGLVLCKYRSTYTSSDICRFVVCNPATREWMTLPDTYHETYLYEFQYTTILAFDPSWSPQFSVLFFKKKFGVGGRFGISKLLVFSSGLSTWLVDKGWNSTIALPMDKQYFFIGGKLHLKTVNNDILVLEGFDAMRFGIPPHYFSIELPHDVWCFEDGCFGQSRGFLQCAFPEKGDLAIAVYSLDTYHPNGWSLKHRFSMQDAFGRDDFLHSDDGSLQWPCNYHVVSLDLERGVIFLVDSATKKLLSYNIKTGKHSEIHDDYDCHYFGARYANQYYVASYSKLPG from the coding sequence ATGGACTCTCAGGAGGTGTTTAGTGCTGCTAGTCTTACTGATGATCTAGTGGTTGAAATTCTGTCCCGAGTGCCGTTGAAGTCTTTTTGTCGTTTCAAATGTGTGTGCAAGGCCTGGCTTGCCTTCTCCTCTAATACACATTATCAGCAGAAACTGCCAAAATTTCCCACTGGTTTTTTTAATGGAGGCAAAGGCGGGTCTGCTATCCAGCTTGTTAGCCTCTCCCCAAATGATGAGCAAATTGATGGATCTCTTACATTCTTGCCGCACTACAAACATTTGGAATTTGTGGACTCTTGCAATGGTCTAGTTCTTTGTAAGTACAGGAGCACCTATACTTCTTCAGATATTTGCCGCTTCGTGGTGTGCAACCCGGCAACACGAGAGTGGATGACACTGCCTGATACTTACCATGAGACGTATCTGTATGAATTCCAGTATACTACTATCTTGGCCTTCGATCCATCATGGTCACCACAGTTCTCTGTCTTGTTCTTTAAGAAGAAGTTTGGTGTTGGTGGGCGATTTGGTATCAGCAAACTTTTGGTGTTTTCTTCTGGCTTATCCACATGGCTTGTGGATAAAGGATGGAATTCTACAATAGCGTTACCGATGGATAAACAGTACTTTTTTATAGGTGGAAAGTTGCATCTGAAGACAGTTAACAATGATATTCTGGTGTTAGAGGGTTTTGATGCAATGAGGTTTGGCATACCACCCCATTATTTTAGTATTGAGTTACCGCATGACGTTTGGTGTTTCGAGGATGGTTGCTTTGGCCAATCAAGGGGGTTCTTGCAGTGCGCATTTCCAGAGAAGGGTGATCTTGCAATTGCAGTTTATAGTCTTGACACTTATCATCCTAATGGGTGGTCTCTGAAACATCGTTTTAGTATGCAAGATGCATTTGGAAGGGATGACTTTCTTCATAGTGATGATGGAAGCCTGCAGTGGCCGTGCAATTATCATGTAGTATCTCTTGACCTTGAAAGAGGGGTTATCTTCCTCGTCGATAGTGCGACTAAAAAGCTTTTGTCGTACAACATCAAAACTGGGAAACATAGCGAGATCCATGATGATTATGATTGCCATTATTTTGGTGCACGCTATGCCAACCAATACTATGTGGCATCCTACTCAAAGCTTCCAGGCTGA
- the LOC100830505 gene encoding uncharacterized protein LOC100830505 gives MSIVETAAAAATAAATSETAPMSPAKNKTEASGSAAARRRGWLRKLVTREYLPRRRQRKQLTSSGSGSSAAAAATSAAGGGSSYSYRGLTAALSRSLRWNRFPGLLSLRGGSASASAALDAVAFRVMYVVEAVVLGLALSCFFLCCGCQL, from the coding sequence ATGTCCATCGTCgagaccgcggcggcggcggcaacagcagcagcgacTTCCGAGACGGCGCCCATGTCGCCGGCGAAGAATAAGACCGAGGCTTCcggttcggcggcggcgcggcgccgcgGGTGGCTGCGCAAGCTCGTGACGCGGGAGTACCTTCCCCGCAGACGGCAGCGGAAGCAGCTAACAAGCTctggctccggctcctccgccgccgccgccgcgacctcggctgccggcggcggatcGTCGTACTCGTACAGGGGTCTCACGGCGGCGCTGTCGCGGTCGCTGCGGTGGAACCGGTTTCCGGGGCTCCTCAGCCTGCGCGGCGGctcggcttcggcttcggctGCGCTGGACGCGGTGGCGTTCCGCGTGATGTACGTCGTGGAGGCCGTCGTCCTCGGGCTCGCGCTCTcctgcttcttcctctgctgcgGCTGCCAGCTCTAA